In one window of Prevotella fusca JCM 17724 DNA:
- a CDS encoding transposase family protein has translation MKRPEDILAKLLLQNNDDREIDRVTCDDSADEIHITLKYRHDTIHVNGKEFPIFDFRHERSWRHLDMWQYKTILEARVPRYRDGDGIKSVPVPWAMPNSRLSWLMEKKR, from the coding sequence ATGAAGAGACCAGAAGACATCTTAGCCAAGCTGCTCCTCCAAAACAATGATGACAGGGAAATCGATCGTGTGACATGTGATGACTCCGCTGATGAGATACACATCACCCTCAAATATCGCCATGACACCATCCATGTTAATGGGAAGGAATTCCCTATATTTGACTTCCGTCACGAACGGAGTTGGAGGCACTTGGACATGTGGCAGTACAAGACGATTCTTGAAGCCCGAGTCCCCCGATACCGGGATGGAGATGGGATCAAGAGCGTCCCCGTTCCGTGGGCAATGCCGAACTCCCGGCTGTCTTGGTTGATGGAAAAAAAACGGTAG
- a CDS encoding glycoside hydrolase family 2 TIM barrel-domain containing protein, whose protein sequence is MEKILLAALLMGMSVTGVHAQTTNVEPTFTEWHDLQVNAINRFATHTDFFAFAPTENVRGTKFDMKQSANYLSLNGDWKFNWVENADQRPTDFFRTDYDDSQWKTFPVPGIWEVNGYGDPVYVNIGFAWRDNFKNNPPEVPIKENHVGSYRRTIRIPDNWDGKQVIAHFGSVTSCVYLWVNGKFVGYSEDSKIGPEFDVTKFLKKGDNQIAFQVFRWSDGSYCEDQDFWRLSGVARDSYLYARDAKQHLKDIRVTPDLVNDYKGGTLSINLQLAGNTKAFLVLEDADNNLTAKDVVTPDKEGQAKAFMTLRNPEKWTAETPYLYNLYVHVEDAKTGKAIETIPLKVGFRKVEIKNAQVLVNGQPVLFKGANRHEMDPDGGYVVTRERMIQDIKLMKKLNINAVRTCHYPDDPIWYDLCDEYGLYVVAEANQESHGFGYSKDAVSGSPLFAKQIMERNQHNVGTKFNHPSIIFWSLGNETCYSKNFDDAYDWIKSQDQSRPVQYERAELNGYATDVFCPMYYSPKACEDYSKNANYTRPLIQCEYNHTMGNSGGNLKEYWDLVRKYPKYQGGFDWDFVDQGLHRNPKFDASRSLADYEHAAEAADVKTEYTYGGDYNKTDPSDNNFNCNGMIGPDRQLNPHAYEVAYEYQNIWARPVDLKQGKIAVHNEYFFRDLSNYRMEWSLVNEGKMVEKGAIDQLNVAPQQTVEYTLPIAGKEFDGEVLLDIDFKLKTAEPLMAAGQTVAGMQMEVQPWQPMPKMEPVMKNKIKVTDNVKAGFIRFAGNNFEIVFDRKTGFLSSYQVDGRNFLGEGGTLKPNFWRAVTDNDMGANFQSRLSVWRTPTLELKSLKVEKKVESLTAVYDMPQVGGQLCLVYHIASDGALHVSMEMEMKEGSKAPQLPRFGMLMQLPYEMDKSVFYGRGPVENYVDRKLSQRIGCYEQTADKQFFPYIRPQETGTKSDIRWWQQTDNNGRGFRVLFDEAAFSASALHYNISDLDEGREKHQRHSYQVSLSKYTNLTLDAAMMGVGGIDSWGSEPLKKYQLPAESRAMHFWIVPVF, encoded by the coding sequence ATGGAAAAGATACTTCTGGCGGCTTTGCTGATGGGAATGTCTGTGACGGGAGTTCATGCACAGACGACCAATGTGGAGCCTACTTTCACAGAATGGCATGACCTTCAGGTGAATGCCATCAACCGTTTTGCAACGCATACTGACTTCTTTGCCTTCGCACCGACTGAAAATGTGCGTGGAACAAAGTTTGATATGAAGCAGTCTGCTAATTACCTTTCACTCAATGGAGACTGGAAATTCAACTGGGTTGAGAATGCTGATCAACGTCCGACGGATTTCTTTCGTACTGATTACGATGACTCCCAGTGGAAGACCTTCCCTGTTCCGGGCATCTGGGAGGTGAATGGCTATGGTGATCCCGTCTATGTGAACATTGGTTTCGCATGGCGCGACAACTTCAAGAATAATCCTCCAGAGGTTCCAATTAAGGAGAACCATGTAGGGTCTTATCGTCGTACTATTCGCATACCAGACAACTGGGACGGTAAGCAAGTCATCGCCCATTTCGGTTCTGTGACATCTTGTGTGTATCTGTGGGTAAACGGTAAGTTCGTTGGCTACAGTGAGGACTCAAAGATTGGACCAGAATTTGATGTGACAAAGTTCCTCAAGAAGGGCGATAACCAAATAGCTTTCCAGGTGTTCCGTTGGTCAGATGGTAGCTATTGTGAGGACCAGGACTTCTGGCGTCTCAGTGGTGTTGCTCGCGATAGCTATCTCTATGCTCGTGATGCAAAGCAGCATTTGAAGGATATTCGTGTTACTCCTGATCTCGTAAATGACTACAAGGGCGGTACGCTCAGCATCAACCTTCAGTTGGCTGGTAACACAAAGGCTTTCTTGGTGTTGGAAGATGCGGATAATAATCTTACTGCCAAGGATGTTGTTACACCTGATAAGGAAGGACAGGCAAAGGCTTTTATGACACTCAGAAACCCAGAGAAGTGGACGGCTGAGACTCCTTACCTCTATAATCTCTATGTTCATGTGGAGGATGCCAAGACGGGCAAGGCTATCGAGACTATCCCTCTCAAGGTTGGTTTCCGCAAGGTTGAAATCAAGAATGCACAGGTGTTGGTCAATGGTCAGCCTGTTCTCTTCAAGGGAGCCAACCGTCACGAGATGGACCCTGATGGAGGCTACGTCGTGACACGTGAGCGTATGATTCAGGACATAAAGCTGATGAAGAAGCTGAATATCAACGCTGTGCGTACCTGTCACTATCCCGATGACCCTATCTGGTACGACCTTTGCGACGAGTACGGACTCTATGTCGTAGCTGAAGCCAATCAGGAGAGTCACGGTTTCGGCTACAGTAAGGATGCCGTATCGGGCAGTCCGCTCTTTGCCAAGCAGATTATGGAGCGCAACCAGCATAATGTCGGAACGAAGTTCAATCATCCAAGTATCATTTTCTGGAGTCTTGGTAACGAAACCTGTTACAGCAAGAACTTCGACGATGCATACGATTGGATCAAGTCACAGGACCAGAGCCGCCCCGTACAGTATGAGCGTGCAGAGCTGAACGGCTATGCTACGGATGTTTTCTGTCCGATGTATTATTCTCCAAAGGCTTGTGAGGATTATTCAAAGAATGCGAACTACACCCGTCCACTTATCCAGTGTGAGTATAACCATACGATGGGTAACTCCGGCGGTAACCTGAAAGAGTACTGGGACCTTGTCCGCAAGTATCCTAAATACCAAGGTGGATTCGACTGGGACTTCGTCGATCAGGGCTTGCACCGCAATCCTAAGTTTGATGCTTCCCGTTCGTTGGCTGACTATGAGCATGCAGCAGAAGCAGCAGACGTAAAGACTGAGTACACTTACGGTGGTGACTATAATAAGACCGACCCGTCAGATAACAACTTCAACTGTAATGGTATGATTGGTCCTGACCGTCAGCTGAATCCGCATGCCTATGAAGTTGCTTACGAATATCAGAATATCTGGGCACGTCCAGTTGATCTCAAGCAGGGCAAGATAGCTGTTCACAACGAATACTTCTTCCGTGATTTAAGCAACTATCGTATGGAATGGAGTCTTGTCAACGAGGGTAAGATGGTTGAGAAGGGGGCAATTGACCAGCTGAATGTTGCACCGCAGCAGACAGTTGAATACACCTTGCCTATTGCTGGTAAGGAGTTTGATGGCGAAGTGCTGCTGGATATTGACTTTAAGTTGAAGACTGCTGAACCACTGATGGCTGCAGGACAGACTGTTGCTGGAATGCAGATGGAAGTACAGCCTTGGCAGCCAATGCCGAAGATGGAGCCCGTAATGAAGAACAAGATAAAGGTTACTGACAACGTGAAGGCTGGTTTTATACGCTTCGCAGGCAATAACTTCGAGATTGTTTTCGACCGCAAAACAGGTTTCCTCAGTAGTTATCAGGTTGACGGCCGTAACTTCCTGGGGGAAGGCGGAACACTGAAACCTAACTTCTGGCGTGCTGTGACAGACAATGACATGGGTGCAAACTTCCAGAGCCGTCTGTCTGTATGGAGGACTCCGACACTGGAACTGAAGTCGCTGAAGGTGGAAAAGAAAGTGGAAAGCCTCACGGCTGTGTATGATATGCCACAGGTAGGCGGACAGTTATGCCTTGTCTATCATATTGCGTCGGATGGTGCGCTCCATGTCAGTATGGAGATGGAAATGAAGGAAGGCAGCAAGGCACCTCAGCTTCCCCGCTTCGGAATGTTGATGCAGTTGCCTTATGAGATGGATAAGTCAGTATTCTACGGTCGGGGACCTGTTGAGAACTACGTTGACCGTAAGCTCTCACAACGTATCGGATGCTACGAGCAGACTGCTGACAAGCAGTTCTTCCCTTACATCCGTCCACAGGAGACTGGCACGAAGAGCGACATTCGTTGGTGGCAGCAGACTGACAACAACGGTCGTGGATTCCGAGTATTGTTTGATGAGGCTGCTTTCTCAGCAAGCGCATTGCACTATAACATCTCTGACCTTGATGAGGGACGGGAGAAGCATCAGCGTCATAGCTATCAGGTGTCACTGTCTAAATATACCAATCTCACTTTGGATGCTGCTATGATGGGTGTAGGTGGTATTGATAGTTGGGGTTCAGAACCTCTGAAGAAGTACCAGCTGCCAGCTGAAAGCCGTGCAATGCACTTCTGGATTGTACCAGTATTCTAA